One genomic segment of Clostridium saccharoperbutylacetonicum N1-4(HMT) includes these proteins:
- a CDS encoding Hsp20/alpha crystallin family protein, with protein sequence MFKIFSFRIGDTFNLNNLQKISDIMSSVLENIDISEFQNTDNGNLEEGIYERKEDENNDFIELEQYEDMYLLNINLKGIDLRELSIRYDPGILEINLNRSELVNRGIGILTSKVLVKKSYNKKFENIEDIETSQILKNIDNGILSIRMPKKYALDGVVDVNFYEDNVDN encoded by the coding sequence ATGTTTAAAATTTTTTCATTTAGAATAGGTGACACCTTTAACTTAAATAATCTGCAAAAAATTAGTGATATTATGAGTTCTGTTCTAGAGAATATAGATATTAGCGAATTTCAAAATACTGATAATGGGAATTTGGAAGAAGGAATTTATGAAAGAAAAGAAGATGAAAATAATGATTTTATTGAATTGGAGCAATATGAGGATATGTACCTATTAAATATCAATTTAAAAGGGATTGACCTTAGAGAATTAAGTATAAGATATGATCCAGGAATATTAGAAATAAATTTAAATAGGTCTGAATTAGTGAATAGAGGAATTGGGATATTAACAAGTAAGGTGCTTGTAAAAAAGTCATACAATAAGAAATTTGAAAATATTGAAGATATAGAGACAAGCCAAATACTTAAGAATATTGATAATGGAATTCTTAGTATTAGAATGCCAAAAAAGTATGCACTAGATGGCGTTGTAGATGTGAATTTTTATGAAGATAATGTAGATAACTAA